A window of the Dyadobacter pollutisoli genome harbors these coding sequences:
- a CDS encoding ArsR/SmtB family transcription factor: MEVRKVERISKALSDPSRILILQQLREKEDCLYCHEISDFIDLTQPSISHHVKQLADADLILTEKEGRNVKYKLNKLVLNEYVQFLNTLQV, translated from the coding sequence ATGGAGGTTCGAAAAGTGGAGAGGATATCGAAGGCGTTGAGCGATCCCAGTCGTATTCTCATTTTGCAACAATTGCGTGAAAAAGAGGACTGTTTATATTGTCATGAAATATCCGATTTTATCGACCTGACCCAACCGTCCATTTCACACCACGTTAAACAGCTGGCAGACGCCGATCTGATCCTGACGGAAAAAGAAGGAAGAAACGTAAAATACAAGCTTAACAAATTGGTACTGAATGAATACGTTCAGTTTCTGAACACATTACAGGTTTAA
- a CDS encoding efflux RND transporter periplasmic adaptor subunit, with protein MEKTIHSAKIISGLIITGVILLSVYLKGYTSEKEKPTTKAPAAQQPTGVPVDGQVLRSESLNEEMVVSGTLMANQEVSISSELNRKVVAVYAKEGKFVNAGAILFKLDDADLIAELEQLKQQEKLVLLNERRLKELIDNEAAIQQDYDQAFTNLKVLQAKIEQLKVTLAKTSIRAPFSGNLGIVNVHTGAYVTPGSPLAVLTDNSHLKIDFAIPEKHANTLKTGDEVQYNVESNDKIYKAKIVAHDAGLDQKTRTLLMRAVSNNSSNELLPGQSARLTLRLSNTGNALMVPNQALIPSSQGYSVFVVNNNKASFKPIEVGERNAFSVHVTKGLAPGDTVITSNMLRLAPGSAVQLVSIH; from the coding sequence ATGGAAAAGACAATCCACTCTGCAAAAATCATATCAGGCCTCATTATTACGGGTGTGATATTATTGTCGGTGTATTTGAAAGGATATACCTCAGAAAAAGAAAAACCAACCACAAAAGCCCCGGCTGCTCAGCAACCTACAGGTGTGCCCGTTGACGGCCAGGTACTTCGCTCGGAATCGTTAAATGAAGAAATGGTCGTTTCGGGAACGCTGATGGCGAATCAGGAAGTAAGTATCAGCAGCGAGCTGAATAGGAAAGTAGTTGCGGTTTACGCGAAAGAAGGAAAGTTCGTCAATGCAGGAGCGATACTTTTCAAGCTCGACGACGCGGACCTGATCGCGGAACTGGAGCAATTGAAACAACAGGAAAAACTGGTATTGTTGAACGAAAGGAGACTTAAAGAATTGATTGACAACGAGGCTGCCATTCAACAGGATTACGATCAGGCATTTACAAATCTGAAAGTGTTGCAAGCCAAAATCGAGCAGCTGAAAGTGACGCTCGCGAAGACCAGTATTCGTGCACCATTCAGTGGTAATCTTGGGATTGTCAATGTTCACACGGGTGCTTATGTTACTCCCGGCAGCCCGCTGGCTGTGCTTACGGATAACAGCCACCTCAAAATTGACTTCGCTATTCCCGAAAAACATGCTAATACGCTGAAAACCGGAGACGAAGTGCAATACAATGTCGAGTCCAACGACAAGATTTACAAAGCGAAGATCGTTGCGCACGACGCAGGTCTTGATCAGAAAACCAGGACGCTGTTAATGCGTGCCGTATCGAATAACAGCAGCAACGAACTGTTGCCGGGCCAAAGTGCCAGACTGACCTTACGTTTAAGCAATACCGGTAACGCTTTGATGGTCCCCAACCAGGCGCTAATCCCGTCGTCGCAAGGTTATAGTGTGTTTGTTGTCAATAATAATAAAGCAAGTTTCAAACCTATTGAAGTGGGCGAGCGTAATGCGTTTTCCGTGCATGTGACGAAGGGATTGGCTCCCGGCGACACGGTGATCACCAGCAATATGCTTCGTTTGGCCCCCGGTTCTGCCGTACAATTGGTCTCAATTCATTAA
- a CDS encoding efflux RND transporter permease subunit, whose product MSAISQVSISRPVLAGVMSVLLILFGIVGYTFLGTREYPVTDSPIVMVTTVYPGASADIIASQVTKPLEEAIAEANGIRSVSSTSREQVSIITVEFELNADLEAAANDVRDKVSKSRQQLPADIEPTVVEKAGTNDILVFLTVQSKTKTLEDVTDFVNINIKERLQSIPGVRLVESYAGRKRAMRLRMDPVKLAAYGLTPLDIQTALQRENVDLPSGRIEGENTEVTLRTQGRLVTEEDFNNMILRESGGAIVRFKDVGQAIMSSQNERTAMIIYNGKTAEYGVGTGVSPQRGANSLAIVDDFTKRFEEIKKSAPKEYEIALGKDFTIPVRNSLSEVEETLLLAFALVSLIIFVFLRDWRSTVIPLLAIPVSIISAFFIMYVAGFSINVLTLLGLVLAIGLVVDDAIIVLENIYSKVEQGMSPVQAARLGSNEIYFAVISTTITLVAVFLPILFLGGLTGRLFKEFAIVVAGSVTVSAFVALTLTPMMSAYLLKSGTSHNWLYKKTEPWFIAMNNVYARSLNAFMKVRWVGIVLLLASFGVAYWLAPKLPSELAPLEDRSMIGLAVIAPEGTSFESMEQSMKQIGTYISDSIPDLNAERTYTAVAAGLGTLAQPVNGGFQWIFLKEPKERKSGLSQAQIFQKLVVASQQFRNVLIIPVQTPTIGGYGNTQPVQYVIQAPSLNGLIGVMPKLMTAVGSNKKLVFADADFKINRPEISINIDRQRAAQLGISTQSIGQTLQLALSSRRYGYFIHNDRQYEVIGQLDRKDRSAPFDLKSLYLKSGSGEMVSLDNLTKQNEGISPPAIYRYNQSYSATISATPAAGTSLGEAIQELDKITAKELPKGFTTALAGQSRDYSESSSSLIFAFVFAIVLIYLVLAAQFESLVDPFIILLTVPMALTGALLSLWFTAQTVNIFSQIGIIMLIGLITKNGILIVEFANQSKEEGSTTFEAAKIAAVSRFRPILMTTLAMIFGTLPIALSLGTASGSRQSLGIVVVGGLIFAGVLTLYVIPSIYSYLSRPLRKREEEGKAPLAEEALLHTH is encoded by the coding sequence ATGAGTGCGATTTCTCAAGTAAGTATTTCCCGGCCGGTTCTGGCCGGGGTAATGTCTGTACTGCTTATACTTTTCGGTATCGTTGGTTATACCTTTCTGGGAACGCGGGAATATCCCGTCACAGATTCCCCGATCGTGATGGTAACCACGGTATATCCGGGAGCGAGCGCGGACATCATTGCCTCCCAGGTGACCAAACCATTGGAGGAAGCTATTGCCGAAGCAAATGGAATACGTTCAGTATCATCCACTTCCCGTGAACAAGTGAGTATCATTACCGTTGAATTTGAACTGAATGCGGACCTGGAAGCAGCGGCTAATGATGTGCGTGACAAAGTTTCCAAATCACGCCAGCAATTGCCTGCGGACATTGAACCTACTGTTGTTGAAAAGGCCGGTACCAATGATATTCTGGTGTTTTTGACTGTTCAAAGTAAGACAAAGACGCTCGAAGACGTAACGGATTTTGTCAATATCAACATTAAGGAGCGTTTGCAATCGATCCCTGGCGTGAGGTTGGTGGAGTCGTATGCAGGTAGAAAACGGGCGATGCGACTCAGAATGGATCCGGTGAAACTCGCGGCTTACGGCCTGACACCATTGGACATTCAGACTGCCTTGCAACGTGAAAATGTGGATTTGCCAAGTGGCCGCATTGAAGGTGAAAATACGGAAGTGACGCTGCGGACGCAGGGACGACTGGTTACCGAGGAAGATTTCAACAACATGATCCTTCGTGAAAGCGGTGGCGCTATTGTCCGGTTCAAAGATGTAGGTCAGGCTATTATGTCGTCGCAAAATGAGCGTACTGCCATGATCATTTATAATGGTAAAACGGCTGAGTATGGCGTTGGGACTGGCGTTAGCCCGCAACGCGGAGCAAATTCCCTGGCTATCGTGGATGATTTTACCAAACGGTTTGAAGAGATCAAAAAGTCGGCCCCAAAAGAATATGAAATTGCATTGGGGAAAGATTTTACTATTCCTGTAAGAAACTCACTTTCAGAAGTTGAAGAAACATTGTTACTCGCTTTTGCGCTCGTTTCTCTGATCATTTTCGTGTTCCTGAGAGACTGGCGAAGCACGGTTATTCCTTTGCTGGCGATCCCGGTGTCTATTATTTCAGCATTCTTTATCATGTACGTAGCTGGGTTCTCGATCAATGTACTTACGCTATTGGGGCTGGTACTGGCAATCGGGCTTGTGGTGGATGATGCGATCATTGTTTTGGAAAATATATATAGTAAGGTAGAGCAGGGGATGTCGCCGGTACAGGCTGCGCGGCTGGGTTCCAATGAAATCTATTTTGCAGTAATTTCTACGACGATCACATTGGTAGCAGTGTTCCTGCCGATTTTGTTCCTGGGTGGCTTGACAGGCCGTTTGTTTAAAGAATTCGCGATCGTAGTAGCAGGTTCCGTGACCGTTTCAGCTTTTGTCGCCCTGACATTAACCCCCATGATGAGTGCCTATCTGCTCAAATCGGGCACTTCCCACAATTGGCTTTACAAAAAAACAGAGCCGTGGTTTATCGCCATGAACAATGTATATGCACGCTCGTTGAATGCTTTTATGAAAGTGCGCTGGGTAGGCATCGTGCTGCTGCTGGCATCATTCGGTGTTGCTTACTGGCTCGCTCCGAAGCTTCCTTCTGAGCTGGCACCATTGGAAGACCGGTCAATGATAGGTCTGGCAGTGATTGCTCCTGAGGGAACGTCGTTTGAAAGTATGGAGCAGAGTATGAAGCAAATCGGGACTTATATCAGCGACTCCATTCCTGACCTCAACGCGGAACGTACTTACACGGCTGTGGCAGCAGGATTGGGAACATTGGCACAGCCGGTCAACGGAGGTTTTCAATGGATATTCCTGAAAGAGCCTAAGGAACGTAAAAGTGGGCTTAGCCAGGCGCAGATTTTCCAGAAACTGGTAGTAGCCTCGCAGCAATTCAGAAATGTATTGATCATTCCGGTCCAAACGCCGACCATTGGTGGCTACGGAAATACCCAGCCTGTGCAATACGTAATCCAGGCACCTAGTTTGAATGGCCTGATTGGAGTAATGCCGAAATTAATGACTGCGGTCGGTAGCAATAAAAAACTCGTTTTTGCTGATGCGGATTTCAAGATTAACCGTCCCGAAATTAGCATTAACATTGACCGCCAGCGTGCTGCTCAGCTTGGGATTTCGACACAATCGATCGGGCAAACGCTGCAATTGGCGCTCAGTAGCAGACGTTACGGCTACTTCATTCATAATGATCGCCAGTACGAAGTAATCGGCCAGCTGGACCGTAAAGACCGCTCGGCACCTTTTGACCTCAAATCGTTATACCTGAAATCGGGAAGCGGCGAAATGGTTTCGCTGGACAACCTGACGAAGCAAAATGAAGGTATCAGTCCGCCCGCTATTTACCGATATAACCAGTCGTACAGTGCTACCATATCGGCCACACCGGCCGCAGGAACAAGTTTAGGAGAAGCCATTCAGGAGCTGGATAAGATCACCGCAAAAGAATTACCGAAAGGTTTCACTACCGCATTGGCTGGCCAAAGCCGCGACTATTCCGAAAGTAGTTCCAGTCTGATCTTCGCATTCGTATTTGCCATTGTGCTCATTTACCTGGTACTGGCGGCGCAATTTGAAAGTCTGGTGGATCCATTTATTATACTTTTAACCGTTCCAATGGCACTTACCGGTGCATTGCTCAGCTTATGGTTCACTGCTCAAACGGTTAATATTTTCAGCCAGATCGGTATCATCATGCTCATCGGGCTGATCACCAAAAATGGTATCCTGATCGTCGAATTTGCCAACCAGAGCAAGGAAGAGGGTAGTACTACATTTGAAGCTGCTAAAATTGCCGCTGTATCCCGTTTCCGTCCGATCCTGATGACCACATTGGCAATGATTTTCGGAACATTACCGATCGCACTTTCACTGGGAACTGCCT